The genomic interval ATAGGGCTTTTCTGGCTATAGTGGCAGAAATCCAATTGAAACTGTCTTAAGTAAAAGACAGGAAAAGTAATGgtttaaatatctaaaaaatatatggagagccagagagacaaaAGCAATCATCAGGtgtttgtccctccctcccctcatttCTGCTCTTTGTGTGAGCTTTATTCTGTCAGGCACTGAGGCAGTCATTTTCCCATGCAACTCTGGACTTACCTCATCTTCGAAGTCAGCAATGGTAGCggaaaacttttatctctttaagtctgacagtgtcagaattgaccTAGGTTAAGTCGCAAACCTTTCCTGGAGCCTATTCAACCCCATTTGAACCAATGGACTAAGTAGTGAAGGGGTacttttcctgaaagaaaaccaaggcactgGTCCTAGAAAAGGGTAAAATGAATGCAAGAGAGGCAAAAGCATCTATATATTTGGaggagatagaaaagaaaaaaaaaaacaccttaatttGTAGTTTGTTCCTGAGTTATGTCGAAactttgttaattgtttttcctATCCAAAGCATCCAAGCTGCTTTGTGAAAATTTCTGAACTACTGGGGGAGGGAAATCAAATTTCTTATCAAATCTGACTCCAGTCTCTCCCTCCTTGACTGTATCTTGCATACTATGGTCAAATAAATCTTTCCACTATATGGCACTAGTAACTCCAGCAAAGAAACCACATTCCCAACTGAAGGGGAAGATCTACCACTCATGGTCTTCCATCATCTCACCTGAACTTTTTCAGTTACATTACACGACTCCCTCTGTGTACATGTAGCCAGTACTCTTAAGTGTTTGTCACTGTCACTGATCTATGTTAAAGTATTAGGATGCAACTGACATTTAATGTGTCCATCAAGAGACAATGGCACTAGATTTCTTACTTTCCCTTTCTGGCTTTAAAGgtataataaaaattacttatgaATACTAAATTTGATCCTAAATATATAATGTCTTTTCTGAAAGTCaatattattaagtttatttttatttaattcgagagggagatagagagcaagctggggagaggcagagagagagggagacagaatctcaagcaggctccatgctgccagcacagagcctgatgcgggcctcaaactcacgaactgtgagatcatgacccaagccgaagttgagTCAGacgctttttttaaaattttttttaaatgtttatttatttttgagagagagagagacagagagacagacagacagatcatgatcaggggaggggcagagagagagggagatacagaatctgaagcaggctccaggctctgagctgtctgcacatggcctgacgcaaggcttgaacacacgaactgtgatcatgacctgagccgaagttagatgcttaaccaaatgagccacccaggcaccccagagttccagacgcttaactggctgagccacccaggcgcccctaaaagtcaATATTATTAAACTAAGTTTATCCTTCTGAAAATAAGACAATGTAACTTCATGATGAAGATATAAACTACTTTCTGTTAGAACTACTTTCTCCATGTCATTCATTTTTTACCCatgaatgaattatttaatttcaaatgctGTTTCTTTATTGGAATATATAAAAGAAGTCAGGGTCATACATAGGCTACCTGGATCTTTAACCTCATTTAGGCTAAATGTCTCCATCTTTTCACCTCAGCTAAAACTGACTGAAATAACCAATTTACTACCTTGCTAAGGTTTCAgaattaaagtgatttttaaataagaaaacaaagaggtggggcacttgggtggctaagtcagtgaagtgtacaactttggctcaggtcatgggtttgtgggtttgagtcccatgtctggctctgtgctgaccactcagagcctggaggctgcttcagattctgtgtctccctctctctctgctcctccccagctcgcactctgtctctgtctctctccaaaaaaataaataaacattaaaaaaaaaaaaattaaaaaaaaaaaggaatcgtGGCATAAAtgacattacttttaaaatatgagactGAATTAAATGTACAAACGTAtcactatttttatttgcatttaagcCAAATATTCTGTGAGCTAGAAAGTCAGACAATGTAtgatctatattttatatattaacataaatatcaaaacaaaGTATAGCAATATTCTGTTACTCAAATCCACAAATCCACATATTTTTTATCTAGAATACACTATTTATAAAACTAACAGCTCCTGCAACAAAGCCAACATTATTAGGAGAGTTGTTTgaggagttattttttaatggttagagTGCAGACAATTTTCCTCATTAAGAACCTGTACAGGGATTTACCACCAACCAAGAATGtggtaatgataataaaatacatatcaaTTTAAACATTCAAGACAAAAGGACTTATTTTTACTTAAGCCaataatgaattttgaaaatatattaaaaaataccctCCCAACCACTGTTAACACACTCGTTTATGCTTTCACACAGCATATTTCaggagttttcattttctgtgcctCCACAGGTCTTTCTACTGGGGCAGTTATCAATCATCTTCTTTCTCAATATATGTCTTTGCATTAACCCGTGCCATCTGCCTGGCCAGGTACCTATCTCTAGCCGACATTACAGTTTCTTCATTATTTCGCTTTGCAAACTTGTTCCCCACCTCATGTGGCCCCTCTTGTTCTTTGCCCATCTCTTGGTATTCCTCTGTGAGTCTATGTTTTGCTCCTACTGATGTTTCAGAACTAGAGGGTTtctctgggtttctttctttgtccatgtttctcattttattggATTTTTCCTGGTCAAGAAACCTATCCTTTCCCCTAGAATTTgggctgctttcttttttctctcggTTTCTTTCTGAAGACTGAATACTTATTTCTCGTTGTTCTCTATGTCTGTACTTATCACTGTTttcatatctttctttccttgctttcacatgctcttctttgcttttctcttccttctctcctcctttctcactGTATCGATCATGATTATTtcgttgtctctctctttcttgttctcttggGGAAtatttctccctgtctttctcccttttccaatctctgtcatttctttctctttggtctCTTCCCCTCAGTTTATCTTCTTGTTCATGCCTCTTCCAGTGGGAATCTCTATGGCTGGCTTCTCGGTGCCTATGGgaatccttcttttcttttcggTAATCACGGTCATTGTAATAGTTCTCATGATCCCTGGATTGTCTCTCTTGGTGCTGATCTTCCCTTTTCTCATGAACTCTTGACTTGGACCTTTTTGTGTGGCATTTGGTaccatgctctctttcttcacTAGAAGACCGTGAGTGGATTTGATTCCTCTGATGTTTAGAGTCACTCTTGGAGgtctctgtgaccctctccctTCTTgcgtttgcttttttattttcttccatttcatcatccTCACTGCTATTAGCATCAAAGTCGCTATCTGCATCTGGGTTTTCCTCTACTTGCACAACAGTTTGGAGAATGCATTTCTCATGTGGTATTCTGTTCTCTGAACTTACTTCATCAGAATAAccccttgatttctcttcctttattccagaccttaaaaaaagtaacatttaaaaaatgccacaTTATCAATTGTAGTAAGCACATGAAAtgttcatataatttttctcaaTACTTAAATTTAACTACTAAATGTGAAAAAGTGCTATTTACCTTATGAATATTGTAAACTAGTATTTTCTAACCATTCaggatattttcagaaaaaggtagaagtgaaatagagaaaattagaTTGCTGTATTGGACCGTTAGAACCTTCAGACAGGAGTCTgtacaaggtttttgtttttgttaagcaTGCCAATAATTGGCAAAAGTAAGATATATTCTGTATCTAAGTACTATTTTCATAATATGAAGTTCAAGTTACAGCTCTttgttggatttttctctttttaaaaaatttaataatagtcCTGGGAATagatgaagataattttttttatagcaaaatgCTGGCAAAATCTAATTCTTAAGTATCACTAAATAATTTGTCTTATGATTAAAAAGGCATGAGCACCCCTCCCTTGGCACCTATCACAACAAAATGGGAATATATGAATCTGCTCGATTACAATCAATAACACTAAAAATTGTTCAGATCACCTACATTTTCCCAGCTGATAAATGCGGTTAATTTGTCTACATTACTCACACATTCATTCTTACTAATCACTTAATAATTATACTAATAAAACAACAGTGGTTCTTTGGGAATTGGCACAGAACTATCTTCTAAAGGATTAACAGTTAGGAATTCTATTATTAGACTCTGAGAAAAGTACAATATTAAATGACATTATGGAGTTTCATGGCTGGCCTCACAACTGTTCCAGATGAAACTCTAACAGAAATTCTAATTCTCCATTCAAAATCTCTCTTCAAATATACTTTCTTAGACTCATAATTTTCATCAATTTTGTAATCAAACCTAGCAGTTGGCAGCAAAGGAGGTAGGGGTGGAAGTATAAATCtaattccttctcttccctttacttccattctcctgcctctctccttttcccagcaACACAGACACAGATCCTCTAATCTGAATGTCTCTGTTCCAAAAACCATTTACTCAGATACAAGCTTAGGACAAATTCTCCCTTTTACCTTCAGCTATATACTTATGAGAGTCGTTTAACCATTCCTacaatactttataattttattttaaaaaccctccaatactttctttttatacCGGTGCTAATGGAAATATGTACAGAAATAGTAATGTCCATATTTGTGCCATctgtggtagccactagccatatgtggcaactgtatttgaaatgtggctattataaccaaaattttattttttatttataatacatatatttttaatgttttatttctttttttaagagtgagagtgcaagcggggaagggccaaagaggacagaggatctgaagcaggctccacgctgaaagCTGATAGCAGTGAGACAcatgtaaggctcaaactcatgaacgcgagccaaggtcagacactaactgactgagccaccaaagcgcccctagattttatttaaatagccatatgtgACTACTAGCTACATATTAGAGAGTGCATTTCTAGCCCTAAATATGTGAATCTTACATTTTCTGGAGGCCATGtcctatttatgaaaataaactacTTCTTATGAACATACATGTAGGAATCCTGAAGAATAGAAATAATCTTGAACTAAATCTGtaagtttttaattaagaaagtgTAAATCCTTTGCAATTCAATCAGGTCAGGTTTGGCTGACAACACAACATGCAATGCTGTAATCTTCTATCTTTCAGAGGGTTAAAATAATCCTACAACCACAGATCATGAAcagaatttttcttctaaatattccATATGCCATGTCTCACCTGGCTTCACGAAAGCTGCATGTAGGTACTTCCTCTTCACCAACTGCTTGATTTAATAGGTGTCTATAAAATCCACTGAGATCTTTCTGCTTGGTTACATCCAAACGGGCTGAGAGGGAAAGCAAACATGAGAGGAATATATTCAACAAGGCACAACACAGTTCTGTTTTACAGGTGTAGAGTATgtaacatacagtatataaacTGTAGATCCAGAGTTGGCAAACTATAGCCTGTAGACCAAATGTGGCCTACTGTTTtcgtaaatatatttttattggaatgtagccttgttcatttgtttattgtttaaggCTGCTTTTGCATTAAAAGGCAGAACTGAGGAGCTCCAACAGAGATCATATGGtacacaaaacctaaaatatttacttatctgGTCCTTCACAGAAAATCTGCCAACTGATACTCTAGATGAACACTTAATACATCCTTAGAACATTAGActtgattttcttctatttaaagtTGATGAGCATTTGTCAATTAagctatttatatgtatacattttacttAGACCTTGAGAAATGACCATGAGTAGAAAGTACTGAAGTAAAGCACTAAGACATTCTTTGGCTCCtgcacatctttttcttttttgaattaatgttatGCTTTTTCTAAATGCCCACACAGTTAATGTTCCTTGAGTGGTATTACTCTAGTTTTCTAAAGCCAGAAAATATAACTAGGATTTAAATCTCAGTTTATATTGCTTCTGACCAAGATTATGGTGTTATGATTTGTAATAAAAGTTCttacatttagaatttttctaTGGCAATGACTCGTAATGGTCATagttttaaacaacaaaatgagaTATATGAAAAGTCCAGTAGAAATAAGTTACTGAGAGTAAAACTGTGTTTTTACTCATAATCTCTTCAACGTTTTATAATACTACAAAACATCATATCTTATACCTTAAATCTATATACGTAAATTAGGACCACCACATTATAACCTAGAAGTTCACGGACAGAGCAAATGGCTAAACCAATTTGCTGCTTCGGTTTCCTTCTACccttttccctcttctatttCACCTTCAAGTGCAGCagcccttttttctctttcttcctcttcagctcTCTCTTGCAGTTTTTTCTTATAAGCAGATGTCACAAATGCCTCCTTATCATCAAactctcccttctccatctctcgttctctctgtattttcttttccattctcttttcctgttccttttttctgATCTCAACTGCTTTTAGTAAGTTGTGAATATACTTGGGctaggaggaaaaataagattatttagggaagaatcaaaaataaaaattaagaatattgtttttatcatgaatttattaagataaaaatggCTAGTCCAAATAGGCGGGACTGTCATCCTCTCAAAATTCAATATAAATTTACTAGCAAGAGTGAAACTAAAAttctttacaataaaaatttaagtgtaaaacaaattattcaaactgctattttactttttttttaatttcaaattaatttttccacTGTGTTTTCACCCTTTTCACAGGTATTGTCTCAATACTTCAAGTAAGTGATTCAGAAGGTTCCTACTACTTTTTCCATTAGGTGAAATATGCTTATTTAAAAGAATAGCTTTAATTTTATACTACCACCCTACCTGCACATACTATAAGATGCAAAGATGTCTGTTTGTGCTTATGAAAGACAAAAAGTGATACAAAATGTGAATGTATTTCAAGCTCCCActctcaagtatttttttcaaactaaaaatatGATCACATGTGCAGATGATTCTGTTACCAGCtagaatgcaataaaaaaaatgagtgaatgataaaacacaaaaatatgaacAGGAACAGGAGTTACTAGTACAGAgactttctaagaaaaaaatttccaaaatgtgtgaaggttttaaagcaaaaaacacaacttgttgtttttattgttagaGAATTTATTCACTCCTGTTAGGATACTTTTAGTAGGGTTTCCTGGGTTCTAAATCAAACCTATATTATCTGCAACTAGGGGCTCTTCTTCACATTTCAAATACCTAAAAGCTTTTTCTCAGATCATCCTCATGCTAAAATaagattaatatatataatacaagtCAAGGTCAAAGAAATTTATACTTTTCAGCTACAAACCTTTCGGTCTTTTCCCAAAAGCAATTTGGGattattttcctccctttttttctgcatttcatcATAAATACTGTCATATTCATATACAGTGGAATCTTCTGCAAGGGCCTTCTGGATTTCTAGTTTggtctaaaacaaacaaacacatttaaaaaatgagccagtTAATACATACCAAAGAAAGCCTTAAGTAATTTTTCTCAGAGAGGATCATGAATCATATATAGATCATAAAAATTCTATCAATCACATTTTAGACTGAAAATATAAACATCAGTCTGAAGCCAggctgcttgggtttgaatcccaggcTCTATACTTAGCTACTCTGGGAAAGGATGTGTAatctttttgtgcctcagttttcatcAAAAAAATTGAGGATAATAATTGTATCTACCTTCCAAGTTGTtgtattatctattttatataattcattcatataggacttttaaaaacaaacaacaaacaaacctcaAACCAAGAGGTTTTGGCTTGACAACAGATACCTATCAAATATTGCATTTAATGATAACATTTAATAGCTTTTTCAATGAAATAGGGAGTAAAATAATGTTGCTATCATCAGTTCTGTGCACCTGAGGTTCAGataaaagagcagaaagaaaaagaaaaaaatgttgtcgagctattaaaaatatgccatttctggtggctcaggtcacgatctcacagtttgagtttaagccccatgtcaggctctgtaatgacagtgcagagcctagttgggattctctctctctctcagtccttcccctgcttgagcacgtgctctctctcaaaataaataaacatttaaaaataaataaataaataaaatatcccatTTCTAAGAGCATTTTACCTTAGATTTAGTAAATATAATTAAGTTAGTATTCTTTACAATAAAAGTTTTGTATTAAAGCAGAACACAAGAGCTCTTTCTCacaaagagacattaaaaaaattaaaaaaaaaaagaaaaaagtggttcTGGACAGCTAGggttaaaaatgaaagtagattTGAGATTTATGCTTTAAGTAAGAAAAGATAAcacaaaaatgtcaaaagaaCACAAGGGGCAccggactcagttggttaagcatctgtcttttgatgttggctcaggtcatgatctcacggttcatgggatagagccctgcaataggctctgtgccaacagtgctgagcctgcttgggattctctttctccctctctctctgcccctacactgcttacacactctctctttcaaaataaataaatgaacgtgaaaaaaaaatttttttaatattttaatttatttttgaaggagagagagagagacagaccatgagcaggggaggagcagagagagaaggagacacagaatctgaagcaggctccaggctctgagctgtcagcacagagcccgatgcggggctcgaacccatgaaccatgagatcatgacctaagccaaagtcggatgcttaaccgactgagccacccaggtgcccccctcaaaattttaaagaacaccaGAACACTAGACGCCTACATTATGTTGGAGAAGTCATCACATTCTCTGGAACTAATTCTCTCATTGATATGGTGAAGAAGTTGAACTCTAAAATTCTAACTCAAAGCACCTCagcatttatgtttaaaaaacagtCTTTTATGTGTGCATTAAACCATCTTGAGGATGCTGAGTTACATTTCCACTATGAAACTAAGATATTACCTTAATATTACTAAATACATAATTCTGTGCCCATTCCCCAGGGTGGCAGTAAACATAGTGGCTAAAAGCATGGGCTCTGCAATTTCAATGCCTGGGTTTGAACTAACTATGAGACCTCATAAAAGTCACATATATCTTTTTGCCTTCATGTCCATCAACTACAAAATGGAGATTATAAGAGCATTTATCTCATaggattattttaagaattaaagagaATTCTCAAGAAGTGGTTGCCATAATGTCTGGCACATTAAAAAGTGCTTAACAAATTTATCGTTATGCAGAATTCCAGTTGGACAAGGAACAAACAGATGACAAACGTTAAAGGAAATGTGAAGGAGAAGAGACTTCTACTACTCCTACTACTAGAGACTTCTCTTCTActaggcttgcctcatccctgaacacagctagataaatatcaaatcattttgaacacccaAGAGATGAATCTGAGGACTAAGAAAAAATGCACTAGACATGAAAAAATTGCCACAATGTTGAAGTTAGGAGCTGCGGAGAGTTGATTTGGGGGACAGAAGAGCTGTGGGTGCTGTGATGGGGAGGGAGTCCTGAATGCAGAGAGAGATCAAAACATATCTACGAtccagcttctttttttcttttttttgtccttgaCAATATGACAACacagaggaattcaccccaaaagaaggaacaggaagaaataacagccagGGATTCAATCAATACAGAtacaagtaagatgtctgaactagaatttaaaacaataattataaggatactagctgggcttgaaaaagcatagaagacactagagaatcccttactgcagagacaaaagaactaaaaactggtgaggctgaaattaaaaatgctataaccaagatgcaaacctgaatggatgccatgacaatgaggatggatgaagcagaggaacGAATCAGtgacataaaagataaaattatggaatataATGAAgctgaagagggaaagaaaggtattGGATCACAAATGTTGACTTAGGGAACTCAAGGACTCCTTAAAGCTTAATAAGATTcctatcataggagtcccagaagataaagaaagagaaaaaggggcaggtttatttgagcaaattagagctgaaaatttccctaacctggcaaaggaaacagacatagaaattcaaaaagcaaaaagaactcccattaaattcaacaaaagccaaccATCactaaggcatatcatagtcaaattcacaaaatacacagacaagtgAAGAATCCTAAAAGCAACAAGGGCAAAAAAGTTCTTAACCTATGAGGGAAGACAGATAAGTTTCatagcagatctgtccacagaagcTCGgtaggccagaaggcagtggcatgatatatttaatgtgctgaatgggaaaaatatgtagccaagaatactttatccaagGAGGGtgccattcagaatagaatgagACATAAACaggttcccagacaaacaaaaactcatgGAGTCCATGACCACAaaaacagccctgcaagaaaatattaaaggttGGGACTCcttgaggggggaaaaagcaataaagactagaaaagaacacagaacatcacatactgggtcatgaATCAGGCCTAAACAAgcacaaaaagattgagatcataccatgtatattttcagaccacaacactatgaaacttgaagtcaaccacaagaaaaatctggaaaaaccacaaatacatggaggttaaagaacattctactaatgaatgaatgcgggcgggggggaggaggagcagatggTGGGgggtctggatggctcagtctgttgagtgtctgacttcagctcaggtcatgatctcatagctcatgagttcgagccccatatcaggctctgtgcagatagctcagagcctggagcctgcttcggattctgtgtctccctctctctctgcccctcccccactcatgctctgtctctctctctctcaaaaataaacaaacatttaaaaaatttaaaaaaaaaaagaatgaatgggttaaccaggaaattaaagaagaaattaaaaagtacatgcaagcaaatgaaaatgaaaacatgatagtccaaaacctttggaataCAACAAAGGcaatcctaagagggaagtatattgcaacacaggcctatctcaagaagcaagaaaagtcttaAATACATAACCTAActtcacacctaaaggaactagaaaaggaacagcaaataaagcctaaagccagcagaagaagggaaataataaagattagagcagaaataaatgaaacaaaaataaaacaggagaacagatcaacaaagctaagaactggttctttggagaataaaattgataaacctctagccagactta from Panthera leo isolate Ple1 chromosome E1, P.leo_Ple1_pat1.1, whole genome shotgun sequence carries:
- the NSRP1 gene encoding nuclear speckle splicing regulatory protein 1 yields the protein MAIPGRQYGLILPKKAQQLHPVLQKPSVFGNDSDDDDETSVSESLQREAAKKQAMKQTKLEIQKALAEDSTVYEYDSIYDEMQKKREENNPKLLLGKDRKPKYIHNLLKAVEIRKKEQEKRMEKKIQREREMEKGEFDDKEAFVTSAYKKKLQERAEEEEREKRAAALEARLDVTKQKDLSGFYRHLLNQAVGEEEVPTCSFREARSGIKEEKSRGYSDEVSSENRIPHEKCILQTVVQVEENPDADSDFDANSSEDDEMEENKKANARRERVTETSKSDSKHQRNQIHSRSSSEEREHGTKCHTKRSKSRVHEKREDQHQERQSRDHENYYNDRDYRKEKKDSHRHREASHRDSHWKRHEQEDKLRGRDQRERNDRDWKREKDREKYSPREQERERQRNNHDRYSEKGGEKEEKSKEEHVKARKERYENSDKYRHREQREISIQSSERNREKKESSPNSRGKDRFLDQEKSNKMRNMDKERNPEKPSSSETSVGAKHRLTEEYQEMGKEQEGPHEVGNKFAKRNNEETVMSARDRYLARQMARVNAKTYIEKEDD